In Papaver somniferum cultivar HN1 chromosome 9, ASM357369v1, whole genome shotgun sequence, the genomic stretch TGAATCTTCAGGAGCTTTCTCAGTTAAGTCTGCCTATCAGCTAGATACCTTAACTACCAGCAATCCTTCTTTTCCTAGAAAGAAAATTTGATTCAATGCTTGGCCTCATAAAATTGGATTTTTCCTTTGGAAACTTGTTCTTGATAGTCATCCTACCATTGACAATCTGCAGCGTAGAAATTGCGCTTTGTCTGTTTTTGGAGGCTCGTCAGCAACAAATTTATGTTCTCTGTGCAATAATGTGTTGGAATTTGGTACTCACCTCTTCTGGAATTGTCGGTTCACTCATCAAGTTTGGGCTTACTTTTTCGCTCAAGAAAGTATGCAGTTTCCTACTTTCTCATCCCTGTTAAATTTGTTTAAGAATAAATGGTCATCTGTGGCCACTCAAAATGATGGGAAGGAGATATGGAAGAGGATCCCTGCCAGCGTTTGTTGGAACGTTTGGAACGAGAGAAATGCCCGCACTTTTAATGGCAAGAAACGCACTGTGGAGGCTATCATTGCTGATTCTAAAATCAGCGCTTTTCATTGGGCTGCTAAGAATTTAACCTATACAAATCTTTTGCATCATGATGTGATTTCTAACTGGAGAGGTCTGTTCTTTGACCCTCCCTAGTCTTTCCTtgggttttggttttctttgttGTGTTTCCTTTTCCCCCTGCTTGGTGGCTTCAACTTTGTAGAGTTTGTAAATTGCATTTTTCTTGATATATTTCTATTTAccgagcaaaaaagaaaaaaaaagatttgtaGAGATAAATGAAATGATAAAAGTTGTCAAACAGTTGAAAGtgtcaaaatatattttttcaatGGCTTCACCTATTTGCCACCCACAATTTTCCTAGTTGCCACCCTGAAAGTCCAATTCTACTTTTTCCTATTCACCCCCTATAAAAGTCAAATTAAATTTGACTATAACCAATTTGATTTCTTCTCCATTAATCTCCATTTTTATTAAAACCTCATTAAAAATATCTTAACCCTAAATTAGAAATCTGCTTAATTTATACACCATTATGTTGAAACGATATAACAAAGGATTAGTATAGTTGATTAATCCTTGGGAAGAAAAAGGTGAAATTAGTCAGTGGCCACTGCCATCTTCTTAATTTTGTTTTAAATGGGAACCAACAATCTGAAAgtaatacaaagaaaaagaaattaaaattaatGGTTTTGTTATCAACACAGC encodes the following:
- the LOC113311203 gene encoding uncharacterized protein LOC113311203, producing MVETFPRLYEISNIKHCSLLKLYVPVDSGCHWNFGISYRRLYDAEIAEFTVLTPILNNVVFSPDEDDELVWVGESSGAFSVNHPTIDNLQRRNCALSVFGGSSATNLCSLCNNVLEFGTHLFWNCRFTHQVWAYFFAQESMQFPTFSSLLNLFKNKWSSVATQNDGKEIWKRIPASVCWNVWNERNARTFNGKKRTVEAIIADSKISAFHWAAKNLTYTNLLHHDVISNWRGLFFDPP